From the Primulina tabacum isolate GXHZ01 chromosome 15, ASM2559414v2, whole genome shotgun sequence genome, one window contains:
- the LOC142525965 gene encoding uncharacterized protein LOC142525965, with protein MINTIANVGPGVQGPSGRQIGGVFLEEEVENITIYLNTLKSKWPKYGCTIMCDGWSTRNKHPIINFMIYCDRNMIFHSSVDCTNKRKTADFILSLLNNVIDDIGEENVVHVVTDSESANKAAGQKLMIERPHMFWSPCAAQCIDLMLEDIGKMTKVKRCIDKAKQITSFIYNSDKIVNLMKIYTNDCELLRPGITRFATEFISLESLVRYCQDLKRLCTSVEWREYNNTSKRRKDVEKITAIILDTKFWKSARDICIAMEPLVKVLKLVDQDNKPTLSIIYEAM; from the exons ATGATTAATACCATCGCAAATGTTGGACCTGGAGTACAAGGTCCTTCGGGACGTCAAATAGGTGGTGTTTTCCTGGAAGAGGAGGTCGAAAATATCACTATATATTTGAATACATTAAAATCCAAATGGCCAAAATATGGATGTACAATAATGTGTGATGGTTGGAGCACACGCAACAAGCATCCTATcattaattttatgatatactGCGATCGCAACATGATATTTCATAGTTCAGTGGATTgcacaaacaaaagaaagacaGCCGATTTTATATTATCTCTTCTGAATAATGTTATTGACGATATTGGAGAAGAAAATGTTGTACATGTGGTTACAGATAGTGAAAGTGCAAACAAAGCTGCTGGACAGAAATTGATGATTGAAAGACCTCACATGTTTTGGTCACCTTGTGCTGCACAGTGCATTGATCTTATGCTTGAAGATATTGGTAAGATGACAAAGGTAAAGAGGTGCATTGATAAAGCAAAGCAAATAACAAGTTTTATATACAATAGTGACAAAATCGTGAACTTAATGAAAATCTACACAAATGATTGTGAATTGTTGAGACCTGGAATCACTCGCTTTGCTACTGAATTTATTTCTTTAGAAAGTCTCGTCCGGTATTGTCAAGATTTGAAGAGATTGTGCACTTCAGTTGAGTGGCGTGAGTACAACAATACAAGCAAGAGAAGAAAAGATGTCGAAAAAATTACAGCGATCATTTTGGACACAAAATTTTGGAAGTCGGCTCGTGATATATGCATAGCAATGGAACCTCTCGTCAAAGTTTTGAAGTTGGTTGATCAAGACAATAAGCCAACGCTATCGATTATATATGAAGCAAT GTAA